One Coffea arabica cultivar ET-39 chromosome 5e, Coffea Arabica ET-39 HiFi, whole genome shotgun sequence DNA segment encodes these proteins:
- the LOC113743239 gene encoding uncharacterized protein isoform X1 — translation MALKTVANYLRLFVTFCLPFFSYLWLRFPFLSFVRQTQSRIAVELLLCMVRKSKEAANTAIQASQDFVKSQRPMAIKCLIKCLCETWDSRENTERMIAQGTKGTLLTPLTEC, via the exons ATGGCTCTCAAAACAGTAGCTAACTATTTAAGGCTGTTTGTGACTTTTTGCCTTCCATTCTTCTCCTATCTTTGGCTGCGTTTTCCATTCCTTTCCTTTGTACGTCAGACACAATCAAGAATAGCAGTTGAACTGCTTCTATGCATGGTCAGAAAAAGCAAAGAAGCAG CAAACACAGCTATTCAAGCAAGTCAAGATTTTGTGAAATCTCAGAGACCAATGGCCATcaagtgtttgataaaatgtctGTGTGAAACTTGGGATAGCAGAGAAAACACGGAGAGAATGATCGCACAG GGAACAAAGGGAACGTTGTTGACACCCTTAACG GAGTGCTAA
- the LOC113743239 gene encoding uncharacterized protein isoform X2 — MSSFVHHTQSRIAVELLLCMVRKSKEAANTAIQASQDFVKSQRPMAIKCLIKCLCETWDSRENTERMIAQGTKGTLLTPLTVILTSEFILGMIDLR; from the exons ATGTCCTCTTTTGTTCATCAT ACACAATCAAGAATAGCAGTTGAACTGCTTCTATGCATGGTCAGAAAAAGCAAAGAAGCAG CAAACACAGCTATTCAAGCAAGTCAAGATTTTGTGAAATCTCAGAGACCAATGGCCATcaagtgtttgataaaatgtctGTGTGAAACTTGGGATAGCAGAGAAAACACGGAGAGAATGATCGCACAG GGAACAAAGGGAACGTTGTTGACACCCTTAACGGTGATTCTGACAAGTGAATTTATTCTGGGAATGATAGATCTGAGATGA